The following are encoded in a window of Gymnogyps californianus isolate 813 chromosome 21, ASM1813914v2, whole genome shotgun sequence genomic DNA:
- the CPTP gene encoding ceramide-1-phosphate transfer protein translates to MAGAPGAFSLREVLAAFQTCVTERREVLLGPYLCGWRGLVRFLHSLGAIFSFISKDAVAKVQIMENYCRGEQREKYVSLQSMVEYELANGLVDVQKRSGHPDSGCRTVLRLHRALRWLQLFLEGLRTGREDSRTSVICTDSYNASLATYHPWVVRKAATVAFCTLPPRNAFLEIMNVGTPEEAVAMLGEALPYICEVYGITQELFAQHKLLDLP, encoded by the exons ATGGCGGGCGCGCCGGGCGCCTTCAGCCTGCGGGAGGTCCTCGCCGCCTTCCAGACGTGCGTGACGGAGCGGCGGGAGGTGCTGCTGGGCCCCTACCTGTGCGGCTGGCGGGGGCTCGTCCG GTTCCTGCACAGCCTGGGCGCCATCTTCTCCTTCATCTCCAAGGACGCGGTGGCCAAGGTACAGATCATGGAGAACTACTGCCGCGGCGAGCAGCGGGAGAAGTACGTGTCGCTGCAGTCCATGGTGGAGTACGAGCTGGCCAACGGGCTGGTGGATGTCCAGAAGAGGTCGGGGCACCCCGACTCTGGCTGCCGCACCGTCCTGCGCCTCCACAGGGCCCTGCgctggctgcagctcttcctggAGGGGCTGAGAACCGGCCGGGAGGACTCCCGGACGTCTGTCATCTGCACGGACTCCTACAACGCTTCCCTGGCTACCTACCACCCCTGGGTTGTTCGCAAGGCTGCCACGGTGGCCTTCTGCACGCTACCGCCACGGAACGCCTTCCTTGAAATCATGAACGTGGGCACGCCCGAGGAAGCTGTTGCTATGCTGGGTGAGGCCTTACCCTATATCTGCGAAGTCTATGGCATCACCCAGGAGCTCTTTGCCCAGCATAAGCTGCTTGACCTTCCTTGA
- the LOC127024854 gene encoding lysophosphatidic acid receptor 6-like, which produces MADISWTEGVSNETVASASSEFSLEADFQYALFTVIYSIVFVLGLIENVLALYLLSCKVKHTSHSYVYMINLALVDTLFVCVLPFKIHYHLNLNNWIFGDMACRITGTLYYINIYLSIAFFTCICVDRYIAVLHPFTYIQIKVIHYVMVVTVLWVVALSVMAPLIHGGPLHNSGVRNMTACFENFATSSWTSRMAPYNILALVFGFVIPFSIILISYPLIAKRISQTKHSIRKRKALSTIYIILVICTLCFLPYHLTHLLHFLMRIQVIQNESFTNLIYKMRRVTLALVSFNCCLNPLLYYFTSSSKQWHFNFKLRCRSKMVYTICDRKFGELSYTYKLQQTHGSKTHRDGIN; this is translated from the coding sequence ATGGCAGATATTTCCTGGACTGAAGGAGTCTCCAATGAGACAGTTGCCAGTGCCAGTTCAGAATTCAGTTTGGAAGCAGACTTCCAGTATGCCTTGTTTACTGTCATCTACAGCATTGTCTTCGTGCTGGGACTGATAGAAAATGTCTTGGCTCTGTACCTCCTGTCCTGCAAAGTAAAGCACACTTCTCATTCCTATGTATACATGATTAATCTAGCTCTGGTGGACaccttgtttgtttgtgtgttgccttttaaaattcattaccACCTGAATCTGAACAATTGGATCTTTGGTGACATGGCTTGTAGGATAACTGGGACTTTGTACTATATCAACATCTACCTAAGCATTGCCTTTTTCACCTGCATTTGTGTTGATCGTTACATTGCAGTGTTGCACCCCTTCACATACATCCAGATCAAAGTCATCCATTATGTGATGGTGGTCACGGTCCTTTGGGTGGTCGCTCTAAGTGTCATGGCTCCGCTTATCCATGGAGGTCCCCTCCACAACAGTGGTGTGAGGAACATGACAGCATGTTTTGAGAACTTTGCTACAAGTAGCTGGACTTCTCGCATGGCACCTTACAACATCCTGGCCttagtgtttggttttgtgatCCCATTTTCCATCATTCTGATCAGCTACCCTCTCATTGCCAAGAGGATCTCCCAGACCAAACACAGCATTCGCAAGAGGAAGGCCCTGAGCACTATCTACATCATCTTGGTCATTTGTACTTTGTGCTTTCTCCCTTATCATCTCACTCACTTGCTCCACTTTTTAATGAGAATCCAGGTCATCCAGAATGAGTCGTTTACCAACTTGATCTACAAAATGCGAAGGGTCACCTTAGCCCTCGTGAGTTTCAACTGTTGCCTTAATCCACTCTTGTACTACTTCACCTCTTCCAGCAAGCAATGGCACTTCAACTTCAAGCTCAGATGCAGATCTAAAATGGTGTACACAATCTGTGACCGGAAATTTGGTGAGTTGTCGTATACTTATAAACTACAACAGACACATGGAAGTAAAACACACAGAGATGGAATCAACTGA
- the INTS11 gene encoding integrator complex subunit 11 isoform X1 — translation MPEIKVTPLGAGQDVGRSCILVSIAGKNVMLDCGMHMGYNDDRRFPDFSYITQNGRLTDFLDCVIISHFHLDHCGALPYFSEMVGYDGPIYMTHPTKAICPILLEDYRKITVDKKGETNFFTSQMIKDCMKKVVAVHLHQTVQVDEELEIKAYYAGHVLGAAMFQIKVGCESVVYTGDYNMTPDRHLGAAWIDKCRPDLLISESTYATTIRDSKRCRERDFLKKVHETVERGGKVLIPVFALGRAQELCILLETFWERMNLKAPIYFSTGLTEKANHYYKLFITWTNQKIRKTFVQRNMFEFKHIKAFDRAFADNPGPMVVFATPGMLHAGQSLQIFRKWAGNEKNMVIMPGYCVQGTVGHKILSGQRKLEMEGRQILEVKMQVEYMSFSAHADAKGIMQLIRQAEPRNVLLVHGEAKKMEFLKQKIEQEFHVSCYMPANGETTTIFTNPSIPVDISLGLLKRETATGLLPDVKKPKLMHGTLIMKDNSFRLVSPEQALKELGLAEHQLRFTCRVHIQDPRKEHETVLRVYNHLKGVLKDYSVQHLPDGSITVESILIQATAHSEDQGTKVLLVSWTYQDEELGSYLTSLLKKGLPQSTS, via the exons ATGCCTGAAATAAAAGTCACTCCTTTGG GAGCTGGCCAGGATGTGGGGCGCAGCTGCATCCTTGTGTCTATTGCTGGGAAAAATGTAATGCTTGACTGTGGGATGCACATGGGCTACAATGATGAT AGACGCTTTCCTGACTTTTCTTACATCACTCAGAATGGAAGGCTGACTGACTTCCTAGACTGCGTGATCATCAG CCACTTTCATTTGGACCATTGTGGAGCTTTACCgtatttcagtgaaatggtCGGTTATGATGGGCCCATTTACATGACACATCCTACCAAAGCCATCTGTCCCATCCTCCTGGAGGACTATAGGAAAATAACTGTAGATAAGAAAGGGGAAACTAACTTCTTCACTTCCCAAATGATTAAAGACTGTATGAAAAAAGTGGTTGCTGTGCATCTTCACCAGACAGTTCAG GTGGATGAGGAGCTGGAGATCAAGGCATACTATGCAGGCCATGTGCTAGGAGCAGCCATGTTCCAGATTAAGGTTGGATGCGAGTCAGTTGTGTACACT GGTGATTATAACATGACACCAGACAGACATTTAGG tGCTGCCTGGATTGATAAGTGTCGCCCGGATTTATTAATAAGTGAATCTACCTATGCCACAACTATCAGAGATTCCAAACGCTGCAGAGAAAGAGACTTCTTGAAGAAAGTTCATGAGACTGtagaaagaggagggaag GTTCTTATCCCAGTTTTTGCCCTTGGACGTGCCCAGgaactttgcattttattgGAAACCTTCTG GGAAAGAATGAATTTGAAGGctccaatttatttttccacGGGACTGACAGAGAAGGCCAATCATTATTACAAGCTCTTCATCACCTGGACTAATCAGAAAATTCGGAAGACATTTGTGCAGAGGAACATGTTTGAATTCAAACACATCAAAGCATTTGATCGGGCCTTTGCGGACAATCCAGGGCCTATG GTTGTGTTTGCAACCCCTGGTATGCTTCATGCAGGACAGTCCCTTCAAATCTTCAGGAAATGGGCAGGGAATGAAAAGAATATG GTCATCATGCCCGGCTACTGTGTGCAGGGAACTGTAGGCCATAAGATTTTGAGTGGACAGCGCAAGCTGGAAATGGAAGGAAGACAAAta TTGGAAGTAAAGATGCAGGTGGAGTACATGTCCTTCAGTGCCCATGCGGATGCGAAGGGAATAATGCAGCTGATTCGCCAGGCTGAGCCACGAAATGTTCTCCTGGTCCACggtgaagcaaagaaaatggagtttctgaagcagaaaatagaACAGGAATTTC ATGTCAGCTGTTACATGCCTGCAAACGGAGAGACCACAACGATATTCACCAATCCCAGCATTCCAGTGGACATATCGCTGGGACTCCtgaagagagaaacagcaacag GTCTCTTACCAGATGTCAAGAAGCCAAAGCTAATGCATGGCACATTAATTATGAAGGATAAC agcttCCGTCTGGTTTCTCCCGAGCAGGCTTTGAAGGAGCTGGGCCTTGCAGAACATCAGTTGCGTTTCACCTGCCGTGTTCACATTCAGGATCCGCGGAAAGAACATGAGACAGTGCTTCGTGTATATAACCATCTCAAAGG GGTCCTGAAAGATTATTCAGTGCAGCATCTCCCTGATGGTTCTATAACAGTAGAGTCCATCCTTATCCAAGCCACAGCACACTCAGAGGATCAAGGAACCAAAGTTCTGCTCGTATCCTGGACTTACCAG GATGAAGAACTGGGCAGCTATCTCACATCCCTTCTGAAAAAAGGACTGCCACAGAGTACATCCTGA
- the INTS11 gene encoding integrator complex subunit 11 isoform X2 has protein sequence MGNRKALYTVPSNANVFHFHLDHCGALPYFSEMVGYDGPIYMTHPTKAICPILLEDYRKITVDKKGETNFFTSQMIKDCMKKVVAVHLHQTVQVDEELEIKAYYAGHVLGAAMFQIKVGCESVVYTGDYNMTPDRHLGAAWIDKCRPDLLISESTYATTIRDSKRCRERDFLKKVHETVERGGKVLIPVFALGRAQELCILLETFWERMNLKAPIYFSTGLTEKANHYYKLFITWTNQKIRKTFVQRNMFEFKHIKAFDRAFADNPGPMVVFATPGMLHAGQSLQIFRKWAGNEKNMVIMPGYCVQGTVGHKILSGQRKLEMEGRQILEVKMQVEYMSFSAHADAKGIMQLIRQAEPRNVLLVHGEAKKMEFLKQKIEQEFHVSCYMPANGETTTIFTNPSIPVDISLGLLKRETATGLLPDVKKPKLMHGTLIMKDNSFRLVSPEQALKELGLAEHQLRFTCRVHIQDPRKEHETVLRVYNHLKGVLKDYSVQHLPDGSITVESILIQATAHSEDQGTKVLLVSWTYQDEELGSYLTSLLKKGLPQSTS, from the exons ATGGGAAACAGGAAAGCTTTGTATACTGTCCCTAGCAACGCAAACGTGTT CCACTTTCATTTGGACCATTGTGGAGCTTTACCgtatttcagtgaaatggtCGGTTATGATGGGCCCATTTACATGACACATCCTACCAAAGCCATCTGTCCCATCCTCCTGGAGGACTATAGGAAAATAACTGTAGATAAGAAAGGGGAAACTAACTTCTTCACTTCCCAAATGATTAAAGACTGTATGAAAAAAGTGGTTGCTGTGCATCTTCACCAGACAGTTCAG GTGGATGAGGAGCTGGAGATCAAGGCATACTATGCAGGCCATGTGCTAGGAGCAGCCATGTTCCAGATTAAGGTTGGATGCGAGTCAGTTGTGTACACT GGTGATTATAACATGACACCAGACAGACATTTAGG tGCTGCCTGGATTGATAAGTGTCGCCCGGATTTATTAATAAGTGAATCTACCTATGCCACAACTATCAGAGATTCCAAACGCTGCAGAGAAAGAGACTTCTTGAAGAAAGTTCATGAGACTGtagaaagaggagggaag GTTCTTATCCCAGTTTTTGCCCTTGGACGTGCCCAGgaactttgcattttattgGAAACCTTCTG GGAAAGAATGAATTTGAAGGctccaatttatttttccacGGGACTGACAGAGAAGGCCAATCATTATTACAAGCTCTTCATCACCTGGACTAATCAGAAAATTCGGAAGACATTTGTGCAGAGGAACATGTTTGAATTCAAACACATCAAAGCATTTGATCGGGCCTTTGCGGACAATCCAGGGCCTATG GTTGTGTTTGCAACCCCTGGTATGCTTCATGCAGGACAGTCCCTTCAAATCTTCAGGAAATGGGCAGGGAATGAAAAGAATATG GTCATCATGCCCGGCTACTGTGTGCAGGGAACTGTAGGCCATAAGATTTTGAGTGGACAGCGCAAGCTGGAAATGGAAGGAAGACAAAta TTGGAAGTAAAGATGCAGGTGGAGTACATGTCCTTCAGTGCCCATGCGGATGCGAAGGGAATAATGCAGCTGATTCGCCAGGCTGAGCCACGAAATGTTCTCCTGGTCCACggtgaagcaaagaaaatggagtttctgaagcagaaaatagaACAGGAATTTC ATGTCAGCTGTTACATGCCTGCAAACGGAGAGACCACAACGATATTCACCAATCCCAGCATTCCAGTGGACATATCGCTGGGACTCCtgaagagagaaacagcaacag GTCTCTTACCAGATGTCAAGAAGCCAAAGCTAATGCATGGCACATTAATTATGAAGGATAAC agcttCCGTCTGGTTTCTCCCGAGCAGGCTTTGAAGGAGCTGGGCCTTGCAGAACATCAGTTGCGTTTCACCTGCCGTGTTCACATTCAGGATCCGCGGAAAGAACATGAGACAGTGCTTCGTGTATATAACCATCTCAAAGG GGTCCTGAAAGATTATTCAGTGCAGCATCTCCCTGATGGTTCTATAACAGTAGAGTCCATCCTTATCCAAGCCACAGCACACTCAGAGGATCAAGGAACCAAAGTTCTGCTCGTATCCTGGACTTACCAG GATGAAGAACTGGGCAGCTATCTCACATCCCTTCTGAAAAAAGGACTGCCACAGAGTACATCCTGA